The following proteins come from a genomic window of Metarhizium brunneum chromosome 2, complete sequence:
- the cyt-2 gene encoding Cytochrome c heme lyase, which translates to MGWFWAEPAPAAAHTPSGHPPVIGNTAPPAGCPMHQKTLDALNPNEKPREQAPGPSASGCPVPHEARTTQDKPKSLLSQLNPLNYMFPDLSQERAPNQAIALPTSREESTIPKGSGDGTWEYPSPQQMYNALLRKGYEDTDITAVESMVSVHNFLNEGAWAEIIGWEQRFGKGLYNGWQVCRRGEAHAPEEMERNWDVNDAEPTLIRFQGRPKDLTPKATMLQVLGWIYPSKFGTEPPFDRHDWYVSRDVNGERQQIRYVIDYYSGEPEPTGEPVFYLDVRPAATPRGAAERIIRWSTDVWWKAIGGDKREQDPQPFFRHNASKPWS; encoded by the exons ATGGGCTGGTTCTGGGCTGAGCCTGCTCCCGCCGCGGCGCATACACCCAGCGGCCATCCCCCAGTCATTGGCAATACAGCTCCCCCG GCTGGATGTCCGATGCATCAAAAGACTCTCGATGCGCTGAACCCCAATGAGAAGCCCCGCGAGCAGGCTCCTGGCCCATCCGCGTCTGGCTGCCCTGTGCCTCACGAGGCTCGCACAACCCAGGACAAACCCAAATCTCTGCTGTCGCAGCTGAACCCGCTCAACTACATGTTCCCCGACCTGTCGCAGGAGCGTGCTCCCAATCAAGCCATTGCGCTGCCAACAAGCAGAGAAGAATCCACGATACCAAAGGGGTCCGGGGATGGCACGTGGGAGTATCCTTCGCCGCAGCAAATGTACAATGCTCTCCTGCGCAAGGGATACGAAGACACCGATATCACTGCTGTCGAATCCATGGTGTCAGTTCACAACTTTCTCAACGAAGGCGCCTGGGCAGAAATTATTGGCTGGGAGCAGCGCTTTGGCAAGGGCTTGTACAACGGATGGCAGGTTTGCAGGCGAGGAGAGGCGCATGCAccggaggagatggagcgAAACTGGGATGTCAATGATGCCGAGCCTACCCTCATCCGTTTTCAGGGCCGTCCCAAGGATCTGACCCCCAAGGCAACTATGCTGCAGGTGTTGGGCTGGATCTACCCGTCAAAGTTTGG CACTGAACCGCCATTTGACCGCCACGACTGGTACGTCTCCCGAGATGTCAACGGCGAGAGACAACAAATCCGATATGTCATCGACTACTACTCCGGTGAACCCGAGCCAACTGGTGAACCTGTCTTCTACCTCGACGTCCGACCTGCCGCCACCCCACGAGGCGCCGCCGAGCGCATTATCCGATGGAGTACagacgtctggtggaagGCTATCGGGGGCGACAAGCGAGAGCAAGACCCGCAACCCTTCTTCCGACACAACGCTTCGAAGCCTTGGAGTTAG